The following proteins are encoded in a genomic region of Corylus avellana chromosome ca4, CavTom2PMs-1.0:
- the LOC132177852 gene encoding ER lumen protein-retaining receptor-like isoform X1, with the protein MNLFRLAGDMTHLASVIVLLLKIHTIKSCAGISLKTQELYALVFAARYLDICTHFISLYNTIMKLIFLGSSFSIVWYIRRHKIVRRSYDKDQDTFRHVFLVLPCLLLALLIHDKFTFREVLWTFSLYLEAVAIVPQLLLLQRTRNIDNLTGQYVFLLGAYRALYILNWMYRYFTEDNHVQWITWISGLIQTLLYADFFYYYFQSWKNNEKLQLPA; encoded by the exons atgaatTTATTCAGATTAGCTGGGGACATGACCCATTTGGCAAGCGTCATCGTTTTGCTCCTCAAGATCCACACCATCAAATCCTGCGCTG GAATTTCCTTGAAGACGCAAGAACTCTACGCTCTTGTTTTTGCTGCGCGCTATTTGGATATATGCACCCATTTCATCTCACTTTATAATACCATAATGAAGTTAATATTCTTGGGGAGCTCTTTCTCGATCGTTTGGTATATAAGACGCCACAAAATAGTACGCAGATCCTATGATAAGGACCAAGACACTTTTCGGCATGTTTTCCTCGTGTTACCTTGCTTGCTTTTGGCATTACTTATACACGATAAATTCACCTTTAGAGAG GTACTGTGGACTTTTTCGCTATATTTGGAGGCAGTTGCTATAGTGCCCCAGCTGCTATTGTTGCAAAGGACAAGAAATATTGACAACCTGACTGGACAATATGTTTTCCTACTTGG TGCGTATCGAGCATTGTATATATTGAACTGGATGTATCGCTACTTTACTGaggacaatcatgtccaatggATAA CTTGGATATCAGGGCTTATCCAGACGCTGCTCTATGCCGATTTTTTCTACTATTACTTTCAGAG CTGGAAGAACAATGAGAAACTCCAGTTACCAGCTTGA
- the LOC132177852 gene encoding ER lumen protein-retaining receptor-like isoform X2 encodes MNLFRLAGDMTHLASVIVLLLKIHTIKSCAGISLKTQELYALVFAARYLDICTHFISLYNTIMKLIFLGSSFSIVWYIRRHKIVRRSYDKDQDTFRHVFLVLPCLLLALLIHDKFTFREVLWTFSLYLEAVAIVPQLLLLQRTRNIDNLTGQYVFLLGAYRALYILNWMYRYFTEDNHVQWITWISGLIQTLLYADFFYYYFQSWKNNEKLQLPA; translated from the exons atgaatTTATTCAGATTAGCTGGGGACATGACCCATTTGGCAAGCGTCATCGTTTTGCTCCTCAAGATCCACACCATCAAATCCTGCGCTG GAATTTCCTTGAAGACGCAAGAACTCTACGCTCTTGTTTTTGCTGCGCGCTATTTGGATATATGCACCCATTTCATCTCACTTTATAATACCATAATGAAGTTAATATTCTTGGGGAGCTCTTTCTCGATCGTTTGGTATATAAGACGCCACAAAATAGTACGCAGATCCTATGATAAGGACCAAGACACTTTTCGGCATGTTTTCCTCGTGTTACCTTGCTTGCTTTTGGCATTACTTATACACGATAAATTCACCTTTAGAGAG GTACTGTGGACTTTTTCGCTATATTTGGAGGCAGTTGCTATAGTGCCCCAGCTGCTATTGTTGCAAAGGACAAGAAATATTGACAACCTGACTGGACAATATGTTTTCCTACTTGG TGCGTATCGAGCATTGTATATATTGAACTGGATGTATCGCTACTTTACTGaggacaatcatgtccaatggATAA CTTGGATATCAGGGCTTATCCAGACGCTGCTCTATGCCGATTTTTTCTACTATTACTTTCAGAG CTGGAAGAACAATGAGAAGCTCCAGTTACCAGCTTGA